The proteins below are encoded in one region of Prevotella melaninogenica ATCC 25845:
- the rodA gene encoding rod shape-determining protein RodA: MPSNYTADRQPGVLRSLDWWTIGIYIALLTFGWVSVCGASYTYGDTEIFSLSTRSGMQIVWIGTSICLGFVLLMMDDRFYDTFAYVIYGLLVLLLFATIFNPHSIKGSRSWLVMGPLRLQPAEFAKFATALAIAKFMSAYGFTIKNWKHFAGACGIIFLPMLCIVGQRETGSALVYFSFFLMLYREGMSGVFLFTGLAMVIYFVVGIKYEEILLWDTPTSLGKFVVLLLVQIFSSVMVWVYVGDKGRTRLLLTYVFGVTGLALLFSEFVIPFDVVWIQLVLSACVIGYLVYNAMNTRFANYFYIALFALGSIAFFYSADYVLNDVMQPHQRVRINVLLGLDEDLAGAGYNVHQSEIAIGSGGLQGKGFLNGTQTKLKFVPEQDTDFIFCTVGEEEGFLGSASVLVLFLFLILRLMYLADRQPFKFGRVYGYCVAGIFLFHLFINVGMVLGLTPVIGIPLPFFSYGGSSLWGFTLLLFIFLRIDAGRNLIRQ; this comes from the coding sequence GTGCCAAGTAATTATACAGCAGACAGACAACCAGGTGTACTTCGTTCATTAGATTGGTGGACGATAGGTATCTATATTGCGTTGCTCACCTTTGGATGGGTGAGTGTCTGTGGTGCAAGTTATACTTATGGCGATACAGAGATTTTCTCACTTTCAACCCGTTCGGGTATGCAGATTGTGTGGATTGGTACTTCTATCTGTTTAGGCTTTGTGCTTCTAATGATGGACGACCGTTTCTATGACACCTTTGCTTATGTCATCTATGGTTTGTTAGTACTACTGCTCTTCGCCACAATCTTTAATCCTCATAGTATTAAGGGTTCTCGCTCGTGGCTCGTTATGGGTCCACTCCGATTGCAGCCTGCCGAGTTCGCGAAATTTGCAACGGCATTAGCAATAGCCAAGTTTATGTCGGCTTATGGCTTTACTATCAAGAATTGGAAGCATTTTGCTGGTGCGTGCGGAATCATTTTCCTACCAATGCTGTGTATTGTCGGACAGCGTGAGACAGGTTCTGCCTTGGTTTATTTTTCTTTCTTCCTCATGCTTTATCGTGAAGGAATGTCTGGTGTGTTCCTATTCACTGGGCTGGCAATGGTCATTTACTTTGTTGTCGGAATCAAGTATGAGGAAATCTTGTTATGGGATACCCCTACATCCTTAGGAAAGTTTGTTGTACTCCTACTTGTTCAGATATTCTCTTCGGTCATGGTGTGGGTCTATGTGGGTGACAAAGGACGTACGCGCCTATTGCTAACTTATGTCTTTGGTGTCACAGGACTTGCCTTGCTCTTCTCAGAGTTTGTTATTCCGTTTGATGTTGTTTGGATACAGTTGGTTTTATCAGCATGTGTCATTGGTTATTTAGTTTATAATGCAATGAACACTCGCTTTGCTAACTATTTCTATATTGCATTGTTTGCTTTAGGGTCAATTGCTTTTTTCTATTCAGCAGACTATGTGTTGAACGATGTCATGCAGCCACACCAGCGTGTGCGTATCAACGTACTTTTAGGCTTAGATGAGGACTTAGCAGGAGCAGGATATAATGTACATCAGAGTGAGATAGCCATTGGCTCTGGTGGCTTACAAGGTAAAGGTTTCTTGAATGGTACACAAACTAAATTGAAGTTTGTACCAGAGCAGGATACAGACTTTATCTTCTGTACGGTAGGTGAGGAGGAGGGTTTCCTCGGTTCAGCCTCTGTTCTTGTGCTGTTCCTCTTCCTAATACTCCGATTAATGTACCTTGCCGATCGACAACCCTTTAAGTTTGGGCGAGTCTATGGCTATTGTGTTGCAGGAATATTCCTATTCCATCTTTTTATTAACGTAGGAATGGTATTAGGTTTGACGCCAGTTATTGGTATTCCGTTACCTTTCTTTAGTTACGGAGGTTCTTCTCTTTGGGGCTTTACGTTGCTCCTATTTATTTTCCTCCGCATAGATGCAGGACGTAATCTTATCCGTCAGTAG
- a CDS encoding gliding motility lipoprotein GldH, with product MRHKVSTLLYIIALMVITMGAASCSDPRTYDQYRSVSLQGWSRNDTLSFDIPRQWEGNYQLDLCLRAAQTYPYRNISMIIERKVIYYRQRKKREKTYNDTINCEIINDKGILVGQKGISNTEIRQAITAFRLNRNDSMHVTIRHIMSRESLPGISDVGIRLLKK from the coding sequence ATGAGACATAAGGTTTCCACCTTATTATATATCATAGCACTCATGGTAATTACCATGGGTGCTGCTTCATGCAGTGACCCACGCACCTATGACCAATATAGAAGTGTGTCACTACAGGGGTGGTCACGCAATGATACACTTTCTTTTGATATCCCTCGCCAATGGGAAGGTAACTACCAATTAGACCTCTGCCTACGTGCTGCACAGACTTATCCTTACCGCAACATAAGTATGATTATTGAACGGAAGGTAATCTACTACAGACAACGGAAGAAGCGAGAAAAGACATATAATGATACTATTAATTGTGAGATTATCAATGATAAGGGAATATTGGTAGGACAGAAAGGTATCTCAAATACTGAAATACGTCAGGCAATTACCGCATTCCGCCTCAATCGCAATGACTCTATGCACGTCACGATACGTCATATCATGAGCCGTGAGTCACTTCCTGGTATCAGCGATGTAGGTATCAGGCTCCTCAAGAAGTAA
- the ricT gene encoding stage 0 sporulation family protein has protein sequence MDYKDMKFKVWHGCDRGLCHKGCGRQNHQLNTFDWLADVPGNNQTTDLVEVQFKNTRKGYYHNVNNLDLKKGDIVAVEANPGHDIGVVTLTGRLVKLQIKKSSSVKSPDDIKRVYRLAKEVDMQKYHEAKAREHATMIESRQIAKGLGLKMKIGDVEYQGDGNKAIFYYIADERVDFRQLIKDLAAAFHVRIEMKQIGARQEAGRIGGTGPCGRELCCATWMKNFSSVSTTAARIQDISLNPTKLAGMCAKLKCCLNYEVDDYMEAGRKLPSREVILETMDGEYHLFKTDILNGQCTYSTDKNLAANLETISAERAKEIIELNRRGEKPLSLLEDGKAKPAKKPVDLLAGADLSRFDKAKKRKKNNQPRNNNGQQGGRPQRDDRRNQRDGQDNYRQPNDNRRPQNDNRRPQNGNRRPYNGPRPAQQQSEATPQNNRYEGRQPQQTERKQE, from the coding sequence ATGGATTACAAAGATATGAAATTCAAGGTCTGGCATGGTTGCGACCGAGGCTTATGCCACAAAGGTTGTGGCAGACAAAACCACCAGTTAAACACGTTTGACTGGTTAGCTGACGTGCCTGGAAACAACCAGACAACTGACCTTGTTGAGGTTCAATTCAAGAATACTCGTAAGGGTTACTATCACAATGTCAACAATCTTGACCTAAAGAAGGGTGACATCGTGGCTGTAGAAGCTAACCCTGGACACGATATCGGAGTCGTTACACTGACAGGACGACTCGTTAAACTGCAGATTAAGAAGTCGTCAAGTGTGAAGTCACCAGACGACATCAAACGTGTCTATCGACTTGCAAAAGAAGTTGATATGCAAAAGTATCACGAGGCAAAAGCACGTGAACACGCTACAATGATTGAGAGCCGACAGATTGCGAAGGGTTTAGGACTGAAGATGAAGATTGGCGACGTAGAGTATCAGGGCGATGGAAACAAAGCTATCTTCTACTACATTGCCGACGAACGTGTCGACTTCCGCCAGCTTATCAAGGACCTTGCTGCTGCCTTCCACGTACGAATCGAAATGAAACAGATTGGTGCACGACAGGAAGCAGGACGCATTGGCGGTACAGGTCCATGTGGTCGTGAGCTTTGCTGTGCTACTTGGATGAAGAATTTCTCCAGTGTTTCGACCACAGCTGCCCGTATTCAGGACATCTCACTCAACCCAACCAAACTGGCGGGTATGTGTGCTAAGCTAAAATGTTGCCTGAACTATGAGGTTGACGACTATATGGAGGCAGGCAGAAAGCTTCCAAGTAGGGAGGTTATCTTGGAGACAATGGATGGCGAATACCATCTCTTCAAGACGGATATCCTCAATGGTCAATGCACCTACTCTACCGATAAGAACCTTGCAGCAAACCTCGAGACCATCAGTGCGGAGCGTGCAAAGGAGATTATCGAACTCAACCGACGTGGTGAGAAGCCTCTTTCGCTCCTTGAAGATGGTAAGGCAAAACCAGCTAAGAAGCCTGTTGACCTCCTTGCTGGTGCTGACCTCAGTCGATTTGATAAGGCTAAGAAACGCAAAAAGAACAACCAACCACGCAACAACAACGGACAGCAAGGTGGTAGACCACAACGCGACGACCGTCGAAATCAGCGTGATGGACAGGACAACTACCGTCAGCCAAATGACAACAGACGTCCACAGAACGATAACCGTCGCCCTCAGAATGGTAATCGTCGTCCTTATAACGGTCCTCGTCCTGCACAACAACAGAGCGAAGCTACTCCACAGAACAATAGATATGAAGGCAGACAGCCTCAGCAAACAGAAAGAAAACAAGAATGA